Proteins co-encoded in one Candida albicans SC5314 chromosome 3, complete sequence genomic window:
- the SEN1 gene encoding putative DNA/RNA helicase (Putative helicase; repressed by prostaglandins), translating into MSHPVTPQSGVETQKPPEYDNLVKLINLSLSEPGNSPTHETAIKQTIEYLRKYKNDPHWFCRPYMYPIACYSLILFSFPNNPVLEELKVYIGKSLSTCPYCLRAFAIAKTHLRNGFITMKKTPIVNVNQFLKAITTWEATLVQPCLNLVYNSLETIEKVQKQLDHCRDWFMSNPDLLRYYKDNKEKFAHIVKVLCASGKLPSPGTLFAGLVYLLFEGSGEEKLWACQWMEEMRQQKIRYNKSSLEEPLVVEFSIHLYRIQDAKYFNDGTAIKFWEIFYKIFDFMDDEAFILRFNTPKDIGAMSQYMNLKLSSIINVLCNSLMSNLAAPLPILLKVFTKLLSRFGSKLYRHTAPFPPATLLTGILGNPEFSKQLILSASEKSSMNDYSFQDFTDWIFLFINSLSGSQKQNASMKIGAYLLRQGNGYASSTNDLRSQRVNTLKEFGVKIFAGLFPSTVIDMNPKDPKLSVEIMSFRDVRAALEYEANTILSCAMNSPQNVDAMDLVRRCLIYDVLILVKNSYLLSKGEIPNMFDTFPIFWSSILKSKLYSNVSLVKVIIQCLRLMPMAIKFNEIKYNQANKDLESAKTQHNKSMNTICDLQNQIFSSFSLCDPENIKQIINDFDCAESVWGCIFTPLISQAALDFMNEVYNASGRLETFQECFSNNLKSSLVSININLANLTSLACYEPTPKAIRIIMDIIKALADPVDSSLSTSAANCEGEVVLFWKNCWTFLIMVFKETFVWANQFHLDELLEFARDTLDLSHLLLDSFRFIVDTLKEQTNKDMSYEFFGSFMNAFQHIIVWLKLGDLSLLNSCVELVIKGFDLASEEDFKVQDQIVEQLWKYSKKVKGHNNKLSESQRMMLMTKARELNEALVETMEREESEQKYARAGAKAEPKLRPADDEIQELRPEEFAKKINKKQQTLEGFVSFTNKAPVAPAPKEVKGTQNLDSIRQKLQQSRSSITGPPKSHLNPAPPRPAGFNSKKSPPPAPSVAIGRPLHAVKKKTTDSESSSEDESDTDLTDLFVEGKAKKIAKITEVDMNLKTIDRSNLQKRRKQIDEAKMAKERMRLRLNVNLKPLYLTVLRWNYNSKSDFPSKDKSIYQEIKDTYKDVKDYVQVTEPLLMLECWQAMQSAKLTVDEKPFELLIGSRTSVDGFFDVFASMEKTVLQDRKIGDSDLVVLALKDESLQHASDIRRYIKADGTMTCLAKVQDTKYTNSDYCDVVLRVYPSGPMMGALTPKSVVTGMKVMQMVTIEREFSSLKGLQYYDLADSIISATPNKPIEIEEEDAKKMRKIYHVNDSQARAIMGTFKSEGFSLIQGPPGTGKTKTILGIVGYSLSQEKNNKVIDISGSGSSPTPSDKAKILICAPSNAAVDELVLRLRDGVRNSSGEHMPLKVVRLGRSDAINSSVRDLTLEELVDKELQTKQTEVVIDPNIRLEHTKCINERDELRKRLATESLEEKEITELEEKIRAINKKRSELAKKLDEQREKASIANRTKEINRRNIQARILSEAQVLCSTLSGSAHDLVANLSVQFDQVIIDEACQCLELSAIIPLRYGCKKCIMVGDPNQLPPTVLSQAAASYNYEQSLFVRMQKNHPDSVYMLDVQYRMHPMISKFPSSEFYNSKLKDGDGMLELNTRPWHKDPPLTPYRFFDILGKHEKNELTRSLFNTDEAIVALQLTDKLMQLLPQDKFSGKIGIISPYKEQIRKIKEVFVRKYGKPILDEIDFNTVDGFQGQEKEIIIMSCVRASATGNVGFLSDVRRMNVALTRAKTTLWILGNKDSLSRNEVWKKLLTDAGERNCITQAYPGFLNPSNPNSGLKRKEENVFTPQQTKFAKKQKVSNESERNVHKIRNNLTKPTYRPTNAGVLPSKSKSSNGNNKPDYSANNLQSSAKQSNKDTKSNTTDDAPKPYINQPKPQGDPKNGPTRSGTISKPSTTSTPAPTSSGTVKPNKPVDAGKSAPKDSTTPQNKSVNSSAPSVKSTDAAKKPTKTVAPSSSGVVKPPSNLFIPRKRPFAKK; encoded by the coding sequence ATGTCACATCCAGTAACACCACAGCTGGGAGTAGAAACACAAAAACCACCCGAGTATGACAACCTAGTAAAGTTGATTAATCTATCCCTCTCAGAACCAGGTAATAGTCCCACCCACGAAACAGCCATAAAACAAACTATTGAATATTTGAGAAAATACAAGAATGATCCACATTGGTTTTGTCGCCCATACATGTACCCAATAGCATGttattctttaattttgttttcattcCCGAACAATCCTGTTCTTGAAGAGTTGAAGGTATACATAGGGAAATCTTTGCTGACGTGCCCCTACTGCCTTAGGGCTTTTGCGATAGCAAAAACTCACTTGAGAAATGGTTTCATCACAATGAAAAAGACACCTATTGTTAATGTGAACCAGTTTCTAAAAGCAATCACCACTTGGGAAGCTACGTTGGTGCAGCCATGTTTAAATCTAGTTTACAATAGTCTCGAGACTATAGAAAAAGTGCAAAAGCAACTTGATCATTGTCGAGATTGGTTTATGAGTAACCCTGATCTTTTAAGATACTACAAAGACAACAAAGAGAAATTTGCACATATAGTAAAGGTTTTATGTGCCAGTGGAAAATTGCCGTCCCCTGGCACTCTATTTGCAGGTCTTGTATATCTACTTTTTGAAGGATCTGGTGAAGAAAAACTTTGGGCATGCCAGTGGATGGAGGAAATGAGACAACAGAAGATCAGATACAACAAGCTGTCGTTAGAGGAGCCTTTGGTTGTGGAGTTTTCAATTCACCTTTATCGAATACAGGATgccaaatatttcaatgatGGGACAGCTATCAAGTTTTGGGAGATATTCtacaaaatttttgatttcatgGATGATGAGGCTTTCATTCTTAGATTTAATACCCCTAAAGATATTGGAGCTATGAGTCAGTatatgaatttgaaattgagtTCCATAATTAACGTGCTTTGTAATAGTTTAATGTCCAATCTAGCCGCACCTTTACCAATTTTATTGAAAGTGTTCACTAAGTTATTGAGCAGGTTTGGAAGTAAGCTTTATCGGCATACTGCACCATTCCCACCTGCCACATTGTTAACTGGTATACTTGGAAACCCagaattttcaaaacaGTTAATCTTATCCGCCTCAGAAAAAAGTTCGATGAATGATTATTCATTCCAGGATTTTACAGAttggatttttttgttcatcAACTCGTTAAGTGGCTCACAAAAGCAAAATGCATCGATGAAAATAGGTGCTTATTTATTGAGACAGGGGAACGGTTATGCAAGTTCGACTAATGATTTGAGGTCACAAAGAGTTAATACTTTGAAAGAATTCGGTGTAAAGATATTTGCAGGTCTATTTCCCTCTACTGTAATTGACATGAACCCAAAGGATCCTAAGTTGTCTGTCGAAATCATGAGTTTTAGAGATGTAAGGGCTGCCCTTGAATATGAAGCCAACACCATTCTTAGTTGTGCGATGAATTCACCTCAAAATGTTGACGCTATGGACTTAGTTCGGAGATGCTTGATATATGATGTCTTAATTTTGGTAAAGAATTCATATTTGTTGCTGAAAGGTGAAATACCAAATATGTTTGACACCTTCCCCATCTTTTGGAGCTCCATTTTGAAACTGAAACTATACAGCAATGTTAGTCTTGTGAAAGTGATAATACAGTGTTTGCGTCTAATGCCTATGGCAATCAAGTTTAACGAGATCAAATATAACCAGGCAAACAAGGACTTGGAAAGTGCCAAGACACAGCATAATAAGAGTATGAACACCATATGCGACTTACAAAATCagattttttcaagtttcaGTCTTTGTGATCCAGAAAATATTAAGCAAATTATCAACGATTTTGATTGTGCTGAGTCTGTATGGGGCTGTATTTTCACCCCTTTGATTAGTCAAGCTGCTTTGGATTTTATGAATGAAGTGTACAATGCCAGTGGTAGATTAGAAACTTTCCAGGAATGTTTCTCgaataatttgaaactgTCTTTAGTGTCtatcaacatcaatttGGCTAATTTGACCAGTTTGGCATGCTACGAACCAACTCCCAAGGCTATTAGAATTATAATGGATATAATCAAGGCTTTAGCAGATCCAGTTGACTCTCTGTTATCAACCTCAGCTGCCAATTGTGAAGGCGAGGTTGTCTTGTTTTGGAAAAACTGTTGgacatttttaattatggTGTTTAAGGAGACTTTTGTGTGGGCAAACCAGTTTCACCTTGATGAGTTGCTTGAGTTTGCAAGAGATACTCTAGACTTGAGTCATTTGCTTTTAGATTCCTTTAGGTTTATCGTAGATACACTCAAGGAACAGACTAACAAGGATATGCTGTATGAATTTTTTGGGAGCTTTATGAATGCTTTCCAACATATAATTGTTTGGTTGAAACTCGGGGATCTTTCTCTTTTAAACTCCTGTGTTGAATTAGTCATCAAAGGTTTTGATTTGGCATCTGAAGAAGATTTTAAAGTTCAAGATCAGATTGTTGAACAGCTATGGAAATATTCCAAAAAGGTTAAAGGCCACAACAATAAGTTGTCAGAGTCTCAAAgaatgatgttgatgacaAAAGCCAGAGAATTGAATGAAGCCTTAGTTGAAACAATGGAGCGTGAAGAGAGCGAACAAAAGTATGCTCGGGCTGGAGCTAAAGCTGAACCGAAATTGAGACCAGCAGACGATGAAATTCAAGAACTCCGACCAGAGGAGTTTGCAAAGAAGATTAACAAAAAGCAACAGACTTTGGAAGGGTTTGTTTCTTTCACAAATAAAGCACCCGTTGCTCCAGCTCCAAAAGAGGTAAAGGGAACCCAAAACCTAGATCTGATTCGTCAAAAGTTACAACAATCAAGATCCTCAATTACGGGACCACCAAAAAGTCACCTCAACCCTGCACCACCTAGACCAGCTGGTTTTAATTCGAAGAAATCACCACCTCCGGCTCCCTCAGTTGCTATTGGAAGGCCATTGCATGCagtgaaaaagaaaacaaccGACTCGGAGTCGTCTTCTGAAGACGAATCGGATACTGATTTGACTGACTTGTTTGTTGAAGGTAaagccaaaaaaattgcGAAAATCACTGAAGTGGATATGAACTTGAAAACTATTGATAGGAGTAATcttcaaaaaagaagaaagcaAATAGACGAAGCCAAAATGGCCAAAGAAAGAATGCGGTTGAGATTGAATGTGAATTTGAAACCTTTGTATTTGACTGTACTTAGATGGAATTACAATTCGAAAAGTGATTTTCCTAGCAAGGATAAATCCATATACCAAGAAATCAAGGATACATACAAGGATGTTAAAGATTATGTGCAGGTGACCGAGCCTTTGCTAATGTTGGAATGTTGGCAAGCAATGCAGTCAGCAAAATTGACTGTAGACGAGAAACCTTTTGAGTTATTGATTGGAAGCAGAACACTGGTAGATGGATTCTTTGATGTTTTTGCGTCTATGGAAAAAACAGTATTGCAAGATAGGAAGATAGGGGATTCTGATTTGGTTGTGCTTGCATTGAAAGACGAATCACTTCAACATGCATCAGATATAAGACGTTACATCAAAGCAGATGGCACCATGACTTGTTTGGCAAAAGTCCAAGATACCAAATACACCAACTCAGATTATTGTGACGTTGTGTTAAGAGTTTACCCCAGTGGGCCCATGATGGGAGCGTTGACACCAAAGTCTGTTGTCACTGGGATGAAAGTTATGCAGATGGTCACAATTGAAAGAGagttttcttctttgaaaGGGTTGCAATATTACGATTTGGCTGATTCCATCATTCTGGCAACTCCAAACAAGCCTATTGAGATCGAAGAGGAAGATGCTAAAAAGATGCGTAAGATTTACCATGTAAATGATTCACAAGCTCGTGCAATTATGGGCACTTTCAAAAGTGAAGGGTTTTCGTTGATTCAAGGTCCACCTGGTACAGGTAAAACGAAAACTATTTTGGGGATTGTTGGGTACTCGTTGTCTCAAgagaaaaacaataaagtgATTGATATATCTGGATCGGGTTCTAGTCCCACTCCATCAGACAAAGccaaaattttgatttgtgCACCAAGTAATGCTGCCGTCGATGAATTAGTATTAAGATTAAGAGACGGTGTTAGAAACTCTTCAGGGGAACATATGCCACTTAAGGTAGTACGTTTAGGAAGAAGTGATGCGATCAATTCATCAGTAAGAGATTTGACCTTGGAAGAATTGGTCGACAAAGAGTTACAGACAAAACAAACTGAAGTAGTCATTGATCCAAATATTCGTTTAGAACACACCAAATGTATTAATGAAAGAGATGAATTGCGGAAAAGACTCGCGACCGAAAgtttagaagaaaaagaaatcactgaattggaagaaaaaattcgTGCTATTAATAAGAAGAGAAGTGAATtagcaaaaaaattagacGAGCAAAGAGAAAAAGCTTCTATAGCCAATAGaaccaaagaaatcaatagAAGAAACATACAAGCCAGAATTCTTTCAGAAGCACAAGTTCTATGTTCGACTTTGTCAGGATCAGCACATGATTTGGTCGCTAATCTTTCTGTGCAATTTGACCAAGTAATTATTGATGAGGCCTGTCAGTGTTTGGAATTGTCGGCTATTATTCCTCTTAGATATGGTTGCAAAAAGTGTATTATGGTGGGGGATCCAAACCAATTGCCACCAACAGTGTTATCACAAGCTGCAGCTTCCTATAATTACGAACAAAGTTTGTTTGTAAGAATGCAAAAGAACCACCCAGACTCGGTTTATATGTTGGATGTGCAATACAGAATGCATCCcatgatttcaaaattccCAAGTTCTGAGTTTTATAATTCCAAGTTAAAAGACGGCGATGGTATGCTTGAATTGAACACAAGGCCATGGCATAAGGATCCGCCATTAACACCGTACAGgttttttgatattttgggTAAACACgagaaaaatgaattgacGAGATCTCTTTTCAACACAGACGAAGCAATAGTTGCCTTGCAATTGACTGATAAATTGATGCAATTACTACCACAAGACAAATTTAGTGGGAAAATAGGGATTATTTCACCATATAAAGAACAAATTcgaaaaatcaaagaagTCTTTGTTAGAAAATACGGGAAACCAATTTTGGACGAAATCGATTTCAATACAGTTGATGGATTTCAAGgtcaagaaaaagagattaTAATTATGTCTTGTGTTAGAGCCAGTGCAACGGGAAATGTTGGGTTTTTGAGTGATGTGCGTCGTATGAATGTGGCTCTTACTCGTGCAAAAACTACTCTCTGGATATTAGGTAACAAAGATTCTTTATCTAGAAATGAAGTGTGGAAAAAGTTATTAACTGATGCTGGTGAAAGAAATTGTATTACGCAAGCTTATCCTGGATTTTTAAATCCCTCTAACCCTAACTCAGGATTGAAGAGAAAGGAAGAAAATGTGTTTACCccacaacaaacaaaatttgcCAAAAAGCAGAAGGTGTCGAATGAATCTGAAAGAAATGTACACAAGATAAGAAATAATTTGACCAAGCCAACCTATCGTCCCACTAACGCTGGAGTTTTACCAAGTAAATCGAAGTCATCGAATGGAAATAACAAACCCGATTATCTGGCAAACAATTTGCAACTGTCTGCTAAACAAAGTAACAAGGATACCAAGTCAAACACAACCGACGATGCTCCAAAACCATATATAAACCAACCAAAACCTCAAGGCGATCCTAAAAATGGCCCCACTCGTTCTGGTACAATTTCAAAGCcatcaacaacttcaacaCCAGCACCAACATCTTCGGGAACAGTTAAGCCCAATAAACCTGTTGATGCTGGAAAAAGTGCACCTAAAGATTCTACTACTCCTCAAAACAAATCTGTTAACTCCTCTGCCCCCTCAGTTAAATCAACAGATGCAGCAAAGAAGCCAACAAAGACAGTCGCCCCTTCATCTTCAGGTGTGGTCAAACCGCCAtctaatttgtttataCCAAGAAAGCGCCCATTTGCAAAGAAATAA
- the ZCF32 gene encoding Zcf32p (Predicted Zn(II)2Cys6 transcription factor; possibly an essential gene, disruptants not obtained by UAU1 method; Hap43-repressed): MEEKKKIRRSRNGCHTCKRSKIKCDENKPTCSYCSKTKAICDYSLKLTWGGRPFKDANKRKQLPSVKKEVQPMLNDFPVMTSTSLSTSITNNSNTKGDTGLTFILHEFNTESIKSPSSPSESVSSHIDPPAPHRNGKRKIIEIDSIADSEIKKRDTHMTLTDITPELNNGIENLTNALIDFGGQQFQLQNSDIFSTYIQNPQRYMGVTQYGSDSDSSATSFLNNYSEDISRIDKYLPNDQSNLIGDTFPMRSLYSSINESPTSVDIWDSIPPSLTPLPTLLLNVPFYRNLMHFWVTVASQNLVPAPSSIYKDNPYKILLTQMAMEYPAILNTLLAFSAKLRSSLIGTDDTPDIVIDQLLSRSCTELLQLLKDESKATSDEALATALLLSCYEVFNSKDFSRHRAHNIGARQIIKARSNTPHKRGPEAGTESDMTFFLMRWFVYTDVIGALSSTTDSHDYLLTSNDLSTYEPLESLTMLHEIDKMEDETQYPKKTIDYLMGFNIKFLPHFTKITILVRETNAHLGKTKASAANLPLEIVYKALEVKEALIETQRKDEESILQSHEKIIELKSGNGQQLYADDLPQETVTLIRENDILRFTNKIFCDAGLIHLYRRVLLIPRESNLVQDLANGIGELAKLHIESRSPADICCIFCLFTAGCEVLCPEMQQFFEQRFQNLGQMGNINARKGLQIMKRCWKTNEDWITAAEKIGVDLTLL; this comes from the coding sequence atggaggaaaagaagaaaatccGTCGAAGTCGTAACGGATGCCATACTTGCAAAAGATCAAAGATTAAATGTGATGAAAACAAACCTACATGTTCATACTGTTCTAAAACCAAAGCAATATGTGATTATTCGCTCAAATTGACTTGGGGCGGTCGGCCCTTTAAAGATGCcaataaaagaaaacaactACCTTCGGTAAAAAAAGAGGTTCAACCAATGTTGAATGATTTCCCTGTTATGACATCTACATCACTAAGTACATCAATTACCAACAACTCCAATACAAAAGGAGATACCGGATTAACGTTTATTTTACATGAATTTAACACAGAGTCAATAAAATCTCCACTGTCACCTTCTGAATCAGTTTCTTCACACATTGACCCACCCGCACCCCACAGAAACGGAAAACGAAAAATCATAGAAATTGATAGTATCGCTGACCTggaaataaagaaaagagacACCCATATGACATTAACCGACATAACCCCAGAATTGAACAATGGTATTGAGAATTTAACAAATGCATTAATAGACTTTGGTGGCCAACAGTTTCAATTGCAAAACTCTGATATTTTTAGCACATACATCCAGAATCCACAGAGGTACATGGGGGTTACTCAGTACGGCAGCGATTCAGATTCTCTGGCCACGTCatttttgaacaattatTCAGAAGATATTTCCcgaattgataaatatttaccAAACGATCAAAGCAATTTGATAGGTGATACCTTCCCCATGCGACTGTTGTATAGCTCGATAAATGAATCTCCCACACTGGTAGATATTTGGGACTCGATTCCGCCGCTGCTAACACCTTTACCAACATTACTTCTTAATGTTCCATTTTATCGCAATCTAATGCATTTTTGGGTAACTGTGGCTTCACAAAACTTGGTTCCCGCACCATCTAGCATCTACAAAGATAATCCTTATAAAATTTTACTAACTCAAATGGCCATGGAGTACCCTGCCATCTTAAACACATTGCTAGCCTTTTCAGCAAAATTGAGATCTTCTTTGATTGGCACAGACGATACCCCCGATATCGTGATTGACCAATTGTTATCAAGGTCTTGTACAGAACTACTACAGTTATTGAAGGATGAATCCAAGGCAACTTCAGATGAAGCCTTGGCCACAGCCTTGTTGCTTTCTTGTTATGAAGTTTTCAACTCCAAAGACTTTAGCCGCCACCGTGCTCATAATATCGGGGCAAGACAAATCATAAAAGCACGTTCAAACACCCCTCATAAAAGGGGACCAGAGGCAGGAACAGAAAGTGATATGACATTCTTTTTAATGAGATGGTTTGTGTACACAGATGTCATTGGGGctctttcttcaacaacCGATTCCCACGATTATTTGCTAACTTCCAATGATTTGAGTACATACGAGCCGTTGGAGTCCTTGACAATGTTGcatgaaattgataaaatggAAGATGAAACTCAATATCCGAAGAAAAccattgattatttgatgGGATTCAATATAAAGTTTCTTCCACACTTTACCAAGATCACCATCCTTGTACGAGAAACAAATGCACATTTGGGGAAAACCAAGGCTAGTGCTGCCAACTTGCCTTTGGAAATTGTTTACAAAGCTCTTGAAGTTAAGGAGGCCCTAATAGAAACGCAGAGGAAAGACGAAGAGTCCATCTTACAAAGTCACGAAAAAATTATCGAGTTAAAGTCAGGAAATGGACAACAATTGTATGCTGACGACTTGCCACAAGAAACAGTTACCCTTATTAGAGAGAATGATATTTTACGATTTACgaataaaatattttgtgACGCTGGGTTAATACACTTGTATCGACGAGTTCTTTTGATCCCTAGAGAATCAAACCTTGTACAAGATCTTGCAAATGGCATAGGGGAGTTAGCTAAATTGCATATTGAGTCACGATCTCCCGCTGACATATGCTGTATCTTTTGTTTATTCACCGCAGGGTGCGAGGTTTTGTGTCCAGAAATGCAACAGTTTTTTGAACAAAGGTTCCAAAATTTGGGACAAATGGGAAATATCAATGCCCGAAAGGGTTTGCAAATCATGAAACGGTGTTGGAAAACGAACGAAGATTGGATAACTGCGGctgaaaaaattggtgtTGATCTAACATTGTTGTAA
- a CDS encoding uncharacterized protein (Ortholog(s) have role in ER to Golgi vesicle-mediated transport and ER to Golgi transport vesicle, integral component of Golgi membrane, integral component of endoplasmic reticulum membrane localization), producing MDSFAQKVKTFDAFPKVDPQHQVRSQRGGLSTLLTYFCGLLILWIEIGGYIGGYVDRQFTVDDQIRSALTINVDMIVAMPCQFIHTNVEDITHDTYLAGETLNFEGIHFFVPDSFKINNPNDFHETPDLDEVMQESLRAEFRSEGARVNEGAPACHIFGSIPVNQVRGDFRITGKGFGYRDRSHVPFESLNFSHVIQEFSFGEFYPYLNNPLDATGKVTEERLQTYMYYAKVVPTLYEQLGLEIDTNQYSLTENQHVIKVDQSTHRPDGIPGIYFLYDFEPIKLVIREKRIPFFQFIAKLATIGGGLLIAAGYLFRLYEKLLFIFYGQKAVQQNREQKTGGLLDI from the coding sequence ATGGATTCGTTTGCCCAAAAAGTTAAAACATTTGATGCCTTTCCGAAAGTAGATCCACAACATCAAGTGAGATCACAGAGAGGTGGACTTTCTACTTTGTTGACATACTTTTGTGGATTGTTAATACTATGGATAGAAATTGGTGGGTATATTGGTGGATACGTTGATCGTCAGTTCACAGTCGACGATCAAATCCGTTCTGCTTTGACTATCAACGTTGATATGATAGTGGCTATGCCCTGCCAATTTATTCATACCAATGTTGAAGATATCACTCACGACACGTATTTGGCAGGAGAGACATTGAATTTTGAAGGGATCCATTTTTTCGTTCCTGATTCATTCAAAATTAACAACCCTAATGATTTCCATGAAACACCAGATTTAGATGAAGTCATGCAGGAGAGTTTGAGAGCTGAATTTAGAAGTGAGGGCGCCCGAGTCAACGAAGGAGCTCCCGCTTGTCATATTTTTGGTTCTATTCCAGTAAATCAAGTGCGTGGAGATTTCAGAATTACTGGTAAGGGATTTGGATATAGAGACAGACTGCATGTTCCATTTGAGTCGCTCAACTTTTCCCATGTCATACAAGAATTTTCATTTGGAGAATTCTATCCTTATTTGAATAATCCTTTAGATGCAACGGGGAAGGTTACTGAAGAAAGATTGCAAACCTATATGTATTATGCAAAAGTGGTTCCTACTTTGTATGAGCAATTGGGATTAGAAATTGACACCAATCAATACTCATTAACTGAGAATCAGCATGTTATCAAAGTTGATCAATCTACCCATAGGCCAGATGGGATCCCGGGAATATATTTCTTGTATGATTTTGAACCAATAAAGCTTGTCATTCGTGAGAAGAGAATTCCATTCTTTCAGTTTATTGCTAAGTTGGCTACAATTGGTGGTGGTCTATTGATTGCTGCTGGTTATTTATTCAGattatatgaaaaattgcttttcattttctatGGTCAAAAGGCAGTGCAACAAAATAGAGAACAAAAAACTGGTGGGTTGTTAGATATTTAG
- a CDS encoding RBR-type E3 ubiquitin transferase (Zinc finger protein orthologous to S. cerevisiae Itt1; repressed by adherence to polystyrene; Spider biofilm induced), whose translation MNSGNQRTTDDLDEFSDDIRVQELQSCKYIYPDCEIDLSSLSGTVNIKVKSDNDITIRLIERTSKGTRIIATNKISNLPPIVLNFQLSADYPFVAPPEIKVTCVWLATSKTDLLTKDLYDIWKEYRDQVLFNLIDHLQDQVQNHLDVLIPAPFDIFDIDEYYKVVDFNIDAEIEEFNSQTYTCDICQKTLKGLHCTKFDSCGHVFCNNCLAEYFESCIESGDIDKVHCPDFECTKKYVDKKKKFMELETWVHNDKKVKDMLNQLLIPSIPLAMLTKILKSPSLVDRYYNLFKKSQYEWIGNLLPNRLVKCPRVGCDEVIFREDIDEKLVVCPKCKYAFCNDCRKSYHARFKLCSKINENDKYSGIPIEDLEAYPLLPPDSYDKKIMNAKYGRKRIDRAIEEYQMDQLFQQMMRERKTVVQCPGCSVATEKSEGCNKMKCSLCKTDFCFNCGSKIGNNHDHFVDPSSPCYKLLFFGMPGTEDI comes from the coding sequence atgaattCAGGAAACCAACGCACCACTGACGATCTTGATGAGTTTTCCGATGATATAAGGGTGCAAGAATTGCAGTCATGTAAATATATCTATCCCGATTGTGAAATAGACCTTTCGTCTTTATCTGGCACGGTTAATATCAAAGTGAAAAGCGATAACGACATTACAATACGACTAATAGAAAGAACTTCCAAAGGAACCAGGATTATTGCGACTAATAAGATTTCCAACTTGCCACCGATTGTGTTAAACTTTCAGCTAAGTGCAGATTATCCCTTTGTGGCACCGCCTGAGATCAAAGTGACTTGTGTTTGGTTAGCCACCTCAAAAACTGATTTATTAACGAAGGACCTTTATGATATTTGGAAAGAATATAGAGACCAAGTgcttttcaatttaatagATCATTTGCAGGATCAAGTCCAAAACCATTTGGACGTCTTGATACCTGCCCCATTTGACATTTTTGACATTGATGAGTATTACaaagttgttgatttcaatattgaTGCTGAAATAGAAGAGTTCAACTCACAAACATATACATGTGACATATGCCAGAAAACTTTAAAGGGTTTGCATTGTACGAAATTTGATTCCTGTGGGCACGTATTTTGCAATAACTGTCTAGCGGAATATTTCGAGTCTTGCATCGAATCTGGTGATATCGATAAGGTACATTGTCCTGACTTTGAGTGTACCAAAAAGTATGTtgacaaaaagaaaaagtttatGGAATTAGAAACATGGGTGcataatgataaaaagGTAAAAGACAtgttaaatcaattattgataCCGTCGATCCCCTTGGCTATGTTGAcgaaaattttgaaaagcCCAAGTTTAGTAGATCGATATTacaatttgttcaaaaaaaGTCAATATGAATGGATTGGTAATCTTTTACCCAATAGATTAGTGAAATGCCCAAGAGTTGGATGTGATGAGGTTATATTCAGAGAGGACATTGACGAAAAATTGGTTGTATGTCCTAAATGTAAGTATGCATTTTGTAATGATTGCAGGAAATCTTACCACGCAAGATTCAAGCTTTGTCtgaaaatcaatgaaaatgacAAGTATCTGGGTATTCCTATTGAGGATTTGGAAGCGTATCCATTGTTACCCCCAGATTCTtatgataaaaaaataatgaacGCAAAATATGGAAGGAAGAGAATTGATAGAGCAATCGAAGAGTATCAGATGGACCAGTTGTTCCAGCAGATGATGAGGGAAAGAAAAACTGTTGTGCAATGTCCTGGTTGTTCAGTTGCTACTGAGAAAAGTGAAGGTTGcaataaaatgaaatgtAGTTTATGCAAAACAGacttttgttttaattgtGGTTCTAAAATAGGAAACAACCACGATCATTTTGTTGATCCAAGTTCTCCATGCTACaaacttttattttttggcATGCCTGGTACTGAAGATATATAG